One Ignavibacteriales bacterium genomic region harbors:
- the hslV gene encoding ATP-dependent protease subunit HslV, which yields MIEVIHSTTVIGLTHNGKTVIGSDGQVTVGSTVMKQNAKKVRRLYNDTVLAGFAGAAADAFTLFERFEDRLQQYHGNLLRAAVELAKLWRTDKYLRQLEALLAVLNKEQALVISGTGEIIEPDDGIVAIGSGGTYALAAARMLKKHTSMNAKEIVTLSLDAASDICIYTNKNISIEEL from the coding sequence ATGATTGAAGTAATACATTCTACAACTGTAATCGGATTAACGCATAATGGAAAAACCGTAATCGGATCTGACGGACAGGTAACCGTCGGCTCAACAGTCATGAAGCAGAACGCAAAGAAGGTGCGGCGATTGTACAACGATACTGTACTTGCCGGATTTGCAGGTGCGGCAGCCGATGCCTTCACACTTTTTGAACGTTTCGAAGACCGTCTCCAACAATATCACGGTAACCTTTTAAGAGCTGCAGTCGAGCTTGCCAAACTATGGCGCACAGATAAATATCTTCGCCAGCTTGAAGCGCTTCTCGCAGTCCTGAATAAAGAACAAGCGTTGGTTATCTCGGGTACAGGTGAGATAATCGAACCTGATGATGGTATTGTAGCCATTGGTTCAGGTGGAACCTACGCTCTTGCCGCGGCACGTATGCTGAAAAAGCATACCTCAATGAATGCAAAAGAAATTGTAACGCTTTCTTTAGATGCTGCATCCGATATTTGCATTTACACGAATAAGAATATTTCAATAGAAGAATTATAA
- the hslU gene encoding ATP-dependent protease ATPase subunit HslU, which produces MKKSKKSPARELTPREIVKELDKYIIGQNAAKKSVAIAIRNRWRRLQTSDQLREEIMPNNIILIGPTGVGKTEIARRLAKLVNAPFIKVEASKFTEVGYVGRDVESMVRDLMEFSVNMLKGEKAEEVQDKATRLVEDRILDLLLPPIRRKQQNDTNPQAVEDAVETEDNKATREKFREKLRNGELEDRVLELDVTTSSMPAMQVFGPFNTEEMGMNIQEMFGNIMPKKTKKRKMTIGEARAHLIQEETQKLIDTDSVVKEALERVENSGIVFIDEIDKIAGERGHSGGPDVSREGVQRDLLPIVEGSTVMTKYGMVKTDHILFIASGAFHVAKPSDLIPELQGRFPIRVELESLTEEDFVKILTIPQNALITQYTALLATEQVTLNFGKDAIREIAKLAAEVNSQVENIGARRLHTIMTTLLEEILFDAPDKYSNTTINITRDMVEDALSGIIKNKDLSRYVL; this is translated from the coding sequence ATGAAAAAATCAAAAAAGTCACCGGCGCGCGAGTTGACGCCGCGTGAGATTGTAAAAGAACTTGATAAATATATTATCGGACAGAATGCCGCGAAGAAATCGGTTGCGATTGCGATCAGAAACAGATGGCGCAGATTGCAGACATCTGACCAATTGCGCGAAGAGATAATGCCGAACAATATCATCCTTATTGGACCGACAGGTGTTGGTAAAACCGAAATTGCGAGGCGGCTTGCCAAGTTAGTGAATGCTCCGTTCATCAAAGTGGAAGCTTCAAAATTTACGGAAGTTGGTTATGTGGGGCGTGATGTTGAATCGATGGTGCGCGATCTGATGGAATTCTCTGTTAACATGCTTAAAGGCGAAAAAGCAGAGGAAGTGCAGGATAAAGCTACTCGTCTGGTTGAAGATAGAATACTCGATCTTTTATTGCCTCCAATACGACGCAAACAGCAAAATGATACGAATCCGCAGGCAGTTGAAGATGCAGTTGAAACTGAAGATAATAAAGCAACACGCGAAAAATTCCGTGAGAAGCTACGAAACGGAGAGTTGGAGGACCGGGTTTTAGAATTAGATGTTACCACCTCCTCGATGCCTGCCATGCAAGTGTTCGGTCCGTTCAACACCGAAGAGATGGGTATGAACATTCAGGAGATGTTCGGAAACATAATGCCGAAGAAAACAAAAAAGCGCAAGATGACGATTGGCGAAGCTCGCGCGCATCTTATTCAGGAAGAAACTCAAAAACTTATCGATACCGATTCTGTTGTGAAAGAAGCTCTTGAGAGGGTTGAAAATTCAGGTATTGTTTTTATTGATGAGATAGATAAGATAGCAGGGGAACGCGGACATTCTGGTGGTCCCGATGTTTCGCGCGAAGGTGTTCAACGCGACCTGCTTCCGATTGTTGAGGGATCAACGGTGATGACGAAGTACGGGATGGTAAAAACCGATCATATACTTTTCATCGCTTCAGGCGCGTTTCATGTTGCAAAACCAAGCGATTTGATACCTGAATTGCAAGGACGTTTCCCGATACGTGTTGAACTTGAAAGTTTAACAGAAGAAGATTTTGTAAAAATACTTACGATACCGCAGAACGCGCTGATAACTCAGTACACAGCATTGCTCGCTACCGAGCAGGTTACGCTCAATTTCGGTAAAGATGCGATACGTGAGATTGCTAAATTAGCGGCAGAGGTAAACTCGCAGGTGGAAAACATTGGCGCCCGCCGGTTGCATACGATTATGACGACTTTGTTGGAAGAAATACTATTCGATGCGCCTGATAAATACTCCAATACAACTATCAACATAACAAGAGATATGGTGGAAGACGCACTCAGCGGTATAATTAAGAATAAAGATTTAAGCAGGTACGTGTTATAA
- a CDS encoding DHCW motif cupin fold protein — translation MSTYKNIPFQTIDWKLIPKIEYKGESGSAFWQTVHFPDLRIRIVEYSKGYLADHWCQKGHIVHCLEGEFLTELQNGKEFLLTKGMTYVVTDELSSHRSKSKDGIKLLIIDGDFLKQRIE, via the coding sequence ATTAGCACTTATAAAAATATTCCATTCCAGACAATCGATTGGAAATTAATTCCTAAGATTGAATATAAAGGAGAAAGCGGTAGCGCATTTTGGCAAACGGTTCATTTTCCGGATTTAAGAATACGGATAGTAGAATATTCAAAAGGTTACTTGGCAGATCATTGGTGTCAGAAAGGACACATTGTCCATTGCCTGGAAGGAGAATTTTTAACCGAATTACAAAATGGCAAAGAATTTCTCTTGACTAAAGGAATGACATACGTCGTTACGGATGAACTGAGTTCACACCGTTCAAAATCAAAAGACGGAATAAAATTGCTTATAATCGATGGTGATTTTTTGAAACAAAGGATTGAATAA
- a CDS encoding T9SS type A sorting domain-containing protein, with the protein MKILIIVASLLLFTLSTFAQTRIDESGYPLSTTKKAYSHPYAATIDTSFSFADTLHFPVGYSPRPGQFSKDSLEYYLSLVFGSYRQLYVLKRTAVGEPFGEPQLLAGTMNDTSFQNNQPSITLDKKTIVFVRSAGGTWIESDLYIATRTDTSLPFDSLRALTEINSLDTADTYPWISPDGLHLYFTKGDGIEDDLFMSTRNNLNEPFSTPVLLEVDLITSRKISCWLSNDELELYFTAGESGDSVMHSIRQNPLDPFPAPVLIPSLSKYGFVAGISLAGDELYLYNVNIFGTVRNILTFRRNITSVDDNIPDKPVDFILNQNYPNPFNPITNFQFTIDNYQLTILKVFDLFGREVTSLVNEVKYPGKYTVSWDASNFPSGVYYYRLQTGKQVESKKLMLLK; encoded by the coding sequence ATGAAAATATTGATAATAGTTGCATCCCTCCTGTTGTTTACACTAAGCACCTTTGCTCAAACTCGAATTGATGAATCCGGTTATCCGCTATCAACCACGAAGAAAGCATATTCACATCCTTACGCCGCAACAATTGATACGAGTTTCTCATTTGCCGATACTCTGCATTTCCCAGTGGGATATTCGCCGCGTCCGGGGCAATTCTCAAAGGATAGTTTGGAGTATTATCTCTCTTTAGTGTTCGGTTCTTATCGTCAATTGTATGTATTGAAAAGAACTGCGGTTGGAGAACCTTTTGGTGAACCTCAGCTTTTAGCAGGGACGATGAACGATACATCATTTCAAAACAATCAACCGAGTATTACCTTAGATAAGAAGACAATTGTGTTCGTTCGATCAGCCGGAGGAACATGGATTGAGAGTGATTTATATATCGCCACCCGAACAGATACTTCGTTACCGTTTGATTCTCTGAGGGCGCTTACAGAAATCAACTCTCTTGATACGGCAGATACATATCCTTGGATTTCACCGGATGGATTGCACCTTTATTTTACGAAAGGTGATGGTATCGAGGACGACTTATTTATGTCGACACGAAATAATCTGAACGAACCTTTCAGCACACCTGTTTTGTTGGAGGTAGACTTAATCACCTCCAGAAAGATCTCTTGCTGGTTGAGTAACGATGAACTTGAACTCTATTTCACAGCCGGAGAATCAGGTGATAGCGTGATGCATTCAATACGCCAGAATCCTTTAGATCCATTTCCTGCGCCTGTACTGATTCCGAGTTTGAGTAAATATGGTTTTGTAGCGGGTATAAGTCTTGCCGGAGATGAACTTTATTTATACAACGTAAATATATTCGGTACGGTGCGTAATATATTGACTTTCCGACGGAATATTACTTCTGTTGATGATAACATCCCGGATAAACCGGTAGATTTTATATTGAATCAAAACTATCCCAATCCTTTTAATCCAATTACCAATTTTCAATTTACAATTGACAATTATCAATTAACAATTCTCAAAGTATTCGATTTGTTTGGTCGTGAAGTAACATCCTTAGTGAACGAGGTAAAATACCCCGGGAAATACACGGTCAGTTGGGATGCAAGCAATTTCCCAAGTGGTGTTTATTATTATCGATTGCAGACAGGTAAACAAGTTGAAAGCAAAAAACTAATGTTGCTAAAGTAA